In a genomic window of Pseudorasbora parva isolate DD20220531a chromosome 24, ASM2467924v1, whole genome shotgun sequence:
- the LOC137063620 gene encoding uncharacterized protein produces the protein MPLSNNEKSARHRAKVNADPVARARYLAKRRESYQRRKREGKTKHPAVAELPKERQVELRHKWRQYQRCHRNKMRSLPLQSCSQDEMNSQWLQDFAPYSPSSELDSSSAQQESPVSSCSWMKQEPGTEIIQWENVNSLPAANYTEEDNAPISAVSTLIPRIMEDLPSSVMLTITKLHCLLESKQERIEALERQVQDLQEDRRFLRSQIENLTSALSTHVCRGLIDKTTTGKTGN, from the exons ATGCCACTATCAAACAATGAGAAATCAGCTCGACACAGAGCAAAGGTTAATGCTGATCCTGTTGCAAGGGCCAGATACCTTGCAAAAAGAAGAGAGAG cTATCAACgaagaaagagagagggaaagACAAAACATCCTGCAGTTGCTGAACTCCCCAAGGAAAGACAGGTGGAATTGAGGCACAAATGGAGACAGTACCAGAGATGTCACAGAAACAAGATGCGTAGTTTACCTCTGCAGTCCTG CTCTCAGGATGAGATGAACTCTCAATGGCTGCAGGATTTCGCTCCATACTCCCCCAGCAGTGAGCTCGACTCCAGCTCAGCACAACAGGAGAGTCCCGTGAGCAGCTGCAGCTGGATGAAACAGGAACCAGGGACGGAAATAATCCAGTGGGAAAATGTTAACTCACTGCCAGCTGCTAATTATACAGAGGAGGACAACGCTCCGATCAGTGCCGTCTCCA caTTAATACCGCGGATAATGGAAGATTTACCCAGCAGTGTTATGCTGACCatcaccaaacttcactgtctGCTGGAGAGCAAACAGGAGAGGATTGAAGCTCTGGAGAGACAGGTGCAGGACCTACAGGAGGATCGCAGGTTTCTCCGCTCTCAGATCGAGAACCTCACCAGCGCTCTCTCTACTCATGTCTGTCGAGGGCTTATAGATAAAACAACAACAGGAAAAACTGGCAACTGA